One genomic region from Amaranthus tricolor cultivar Red isolate AtriRed21 chromosome 12, ASM2621246v1, whole genome shotgun sequence encodes:
- the LOC130828825 gene encoding uncharacterized protein LOC130828825 isoform X1, with translation MLLFLKLGLLFATFLAPFTLFQLSTKFRFWVHLKLQIFYFGLSDSTISSNIKMASLNSLSFMIETRISRHTSNGSNPLSNQRRKPLDCGVFLKFMEHNGNTLSSLCCVKSVSESRRIDLWRNTSLKATENESSESEDNREPKDAIQATIDKSSKVLAMYKELLKQMVEPFTAHYIFA, from the exons ATGcttttgtttttgaagttgGGTTTATTGTTTGCGACTTTCCTAGCTCCCTTCACTTTGTTCCAGTTAAGTACCAAATTCAGATTTTGGGTTCACTTGAAactccaaattttttatttcggTCTCTCTGATTCAACCATTTCATCGAACATAAAAATGGCGTCTCTAAATTCACTTTCTTTTATGATTGAAACAAGGATTTCACGTCATACATCGAATGGGTCTAATCCCCTTTCAAATCAACGCAGAAAACCTCTAGATTGTGGtgtttttcttaaatttatgGAGCATAATGGTAATACGCTATCATCTTTGTGCTGTGTAAAATCAGTAAGTGAATCTAGAAGAATTGATTTATGGAGAAATACCTCTTTGAAGGCAACTGAAAATGAGTCAAGTGAGAGTGAAGATAACAGAGAACCTAAAGATGCTATTCAGGCTACCATTGACAAGAGCAGTAAGGTTTTAGCGATGTATAAAGAGCTTCTTAAACAG ATGGTTGAACCATTTACTGCTCATTATATCTTTGCTTAA
- the LOC130828825 gene encoding uncharacterized protein LOC130828825 isoform X4, with protein sequence MLLFLKLGLLFATFLAPFTLFQLSTKFRFWVHLKLQIFYFGLSDSTISSNIKMASLNSLSFMIETRISRHTSNGSNPLSNQRRKPLDCGVFLKFMEHNGNTLSSLCCVKSVSESRRIDLWRNTSLKATENESSESEDNREPKDAIQATIDKSSKVLAMYKELLKQDIKKESFH encoded by the coding sequence ATGcttttgtttttgaagttgGGTTTATTGTTTGCGACTTTCCTAGCTCCCTTCACTTTGTTCCAGTTAAGTACCAAATTCAGATTTTGGGTTCACTTGAAactccaaattttttatttcggTCTCTCTGATTCAACCATTTCATCGAACATAAAAATGGCGTCTCTAAATTCACTTTCTTTTATGATTGAAACAAGGATTTCACGTCATACATCGAATGGGTCTAATCCCCTTTCAAATCAACGCAGAAAACCTCTAGATTGTGGtgtttttcttaaatttatgGAGCATAATGGTAATACGCTATCATCTTTGTGCTGTGTAAAATCAGTAAGTGAATCTAGAAGAATTGATTTATGGAGAAATACCTCTTTGAAGGCAACTGAAAATGAGTCAAGTGAGAGTGAAGATAACAGAGAACCTAAAGATGCTATTCAGGCTACCATTGACAAGAGCAGTAAGGTTTTAGCGATGTATAAAGAGCTTCTTAAACAG
- the LOC130828825 gene encoding uncharacterized protein LOC130828825 isoform X3, whose translation MLLFLKLGLLFATFLAPFTLFQLSTKFRFWVHLKLQIFYFGLSDSTISSNIKMASLNSLSFMIETRISRHTSNGSNPLSNQRRKPLDCGVFLKFMEHNGNTLSSLCCVKSVSESRRIDLWRNTSLKATENESSESEDNREPKDAIQATIDKSSKVLAMYKELLKQRVLISCNMLLVK comes from the coding sequence ATGcttttgtttttgaagttgGGTTTATTGTTTGCGACTTTCCTAGCTCCCTTCACTTTGTTCCAGTTAAGTACCAAATTCAGATTTTGGGTTCACTTGAAactccaaattttttatttcggTCTCTCTGATTCAACCATTTCATCGAACATAAAAATGGCGTCTCTAAATTCACTTTCTTTTATGATTGAAACAAGGATTTCACGTCATACATCGAATGGGTCTAATCCCCTTTCAAATCAACGCAGAAAACCTCTAGATTGTGGtgtttttcttaaatttatgGAGCATAATGGTAATACGCTATCATCTTTGTGCTGTGTAAAATCAGTAAGTGAATCTAGAAGAATTGATTTATGGAGAAATACCTCTTTGAAGGCAACTGAAAATGAGTCAAGTGAGAGTGAAGATAACAGAGAACCTAAAGATGCTATTCAGGCTACCATTGACAAGAGCAGTAAGGTTTTAGCGATGTATAAAGAGCTTCTTAAACAG
- the LOC130828825 gene encoding uncharacterized protein LOC130828825 isoform X2, whose amino-acid sequence MLLFLKLGLLFATFLAPFTLFQLSTKFRFWVHLKLQIFYFGLSDSTISSNIKMASLNSLSFMIETRISRHTSNGSNPLSNQRRKPLDCGVFLKFMEHNGNTLSSLCCVKSVSESRRIDLWRNTSLKATENESSESEDNREPKDAIQATIDKSSKVLAMYKELLKQDLVLFVSPCWCV is encoded by the coding sequence ATGcttttgtttttgaagttgGGTTTATTGTTTGCGACTTTCCTAGCTCCCTTCACTTTGTTCCAGTTAAGTACCAAATTCAGATTTTGGGTTCACTTGAAactccaaattttttatttcggTCTCTCTGATTCAACCATTTCATCGAACATAAAAATGGCGTCTCTAAATTCACTTTCTTTTATGATTGAAACAAGGATTTCACGTCATACATCGAATGGGTCTAATCCCCTTTCAAATCAACGCAGAAAACCTCTAGATTGTGGtgtttttcttaaatttatgGAGCATAATGGTAATACGCTATCATCTTTGTGCTGTGTAAAATCAGTAAGTGAATCTAGAAGAATTGATTTATGGAGAAATACCTCTTTGAAGGCAACTGAAAATGAGTCAAGTGAGAGTGAAGATAACAGAGAACCTAAAGATGCTATTCAGGCTACCATTGACAAGAGCAGTAAGGTTTTAGCGATGTATAAAGAGCTTCTTAAACAG